A window of the Cucurbita pepo subsp. pepo cultivar mu-cu-16 chromosome LG01, ASM280686v2, whole genome shotgun sequence genome harbors these coding sequences:
- the LOC111798566 gene encoding uncharacterized protein LOC111798566 isoform X1, translated as MEQKGLLVSALSVGVGVGVGLGLATGQSVTKWSSCNSSSNVITADKLEHEILKLIVDGRESKVTFDQFPYYLSEQTRVVLTSAAYVHLKHAEVSKFTRNLSPASRAILLSGPTEPYQQMLAKALAHYFEAKLLLLDITAFSLKVKFLNSLVQVWWVCLSSSSSLELFTCLCWVQIQSKYGTTVQGFRRSTSESTLERLSGLFGSFSILQPREQQKIGSLRRQSSGVELASRGKEGSSSLPKLRRNASAAANINNLATQGNVEKPAPLKLMTRWPFEEKLLIQCLYKVLLYVSKASPIVLYLRDVDRFLSKSNRVYNLFQKMLQKLSGTILVLGSRTIDSSNDYIEVDDRLSALFPYNIEIKPPEDESQHVSWKSQLEEDMKKIKVQDNRNHVIEVLSANDLDCDDLDSICVADTMVLSNYIEEIVVSAISYHLMNNKDPEYRNGKLIISSKSLSHGLNIFQSGKSNGKNTVQLEASKESGAVKPEAKAGTTAPETKSEAAPTAVVKTDGEATAPAAKAPEVPPDNEFEKRIRPEVIPANEIGVTFSDIGAMDEIKDSLQELVMLPLRRPDLFLGGLLKPCRGILLFGPPGTGKTMLAKAIAKEAGASFINVSMSTITSKWFGEDEKNVRALFTLAAKVSPTIIFVDEVDSMLGQRTRVGEHEAMRKIKNEFMAHWDGLLTNSGERVLVLAATNRPFDLDEAIIRRFERRIMVGLPTPESRENILRALLAKEKVEEGLDMKELATMTEGYSGSDLKNFCMTAAYRPVRELIQQERLKDMVSVRESVAIFVSFYLLCIQVRYFISLSISFALKEKKKSAAEAQNAAAGDAAGDGKEERVITLRALNMEDFKQAKNQVAASFAAEGTMMSELKQWNEQYGEGGSRKKQQLSYFL; from the exons ATGGAGCAGAAGGGTTTGTTGGTGTCGGCGTTGAGTGTCGGCGTGGGAGTGGGTGTGGGGCTGGGTTTGGCCACCGGACAGAGCGTCACCAAATGGTCGTCCTGTAATTCATCGTCCAACGTTATCACTGCTGATAAATTGGAACACGAAATCCTTAAACTCATTGTTGATGGTCGTGAAAGCAAAGTCACTTTTGACCAATTCCCTTACTATCTCAG TGAACAGACACGAGTTGTATTGACAAGTGCTGCATATGTCCATTTGAAACATGCTGAAGTTTCTAAGTTTACTCGAAACCTCTCCCCTGCAAGTCGAGCCATCTTACTCTCTGGACCTACAG AACCTTACCAGCAAATGCTTGCAAAGGCATTGGCTCACTACTTCGAGGCCAAACTGTTGCTTTTAGATATAACTGCCTTTTCCCTAAAGGTGAAATTTCTGAATTCTCTCGTGCAAGTTTGGTGGGTTTgcttgtcttcttcttcttctttggaatTATTCACTTGTTTGTGTTGGGTTCAGATTCAGAGCAAATATGGCACCACCGTTCAG GGTTTTAGACGATCCACTTCAGAGTCAACATTGGAGAGATTGTCTGGCTTATTTGGATCATTTTCAATCCTTCAACCCAGGGAACAACAAAAAATAG GTTCATTACGAAGGCAAAGTAGTGGTGTGGAACTTGCATCACG gGGAAAGGAAGGATCTTCCAGTCTCCCGAAACTTCGAAGAAACGCCTCTGCTGCTGCtaacattaataaccttgCAACACAAGGCAATGTTGAGAAGCCAG CTCCCCTTAAGCTCATGACCAGATGGCCTTTTGAGGAGAAACTTCTTATACAGTGTCTGTATAAG GTTCTTCTATACGTATCGAAAGCGAGTCCCATTGTTTTATATCTTCGTGACGTAGATAGGTTCTTATCCAAGTCAAATAGGGTATATAACTTGTTCCAGAAAATGCTACAAAAGCTGTCAGGCACCattttggttcttggttcGCGTACTATCGATTCAAGCAATGATTATATCGAGGTGGATGATAGGCTCTCTGCTCTTTTTCCATATAATATCGAAATCAAGCCGCCTGAAGATGAATCTCAGCATGTCAGTTGGAAGTCTCAATTGGAAGAGGATATGAAGAAGATCAAGGTTCAGGATAACAGAAACCATGTAATAGAAGTTCTTTCAGCGAACGATCTTGACTGTGATGATCTCGACTCGATCTGTGTTGCTGATACCATGGTTCTCAGCAACTACATAGAAGAGATTGTGGTGTCTGCAATTTCTTATCATCTAATGAACAACAAGGATCCCGAATACAGAAATGGAAAACTGATCATCTCGAGCAAGAG TTTGTCCCATGGATTGAACATATTCCAATCAGGAAAATCCAATGGCAAAAACACTGTACAGCTTGAAGCTTCAAAG GAGTCGGGGGCGGTGAAACCCGAAGCAAAAGCTGGTACCACAGCTCCTGAAACCAAAAGTGAAGCAGCGCCTACAGCCGTGGTGAAAACTGATGGAGAGGCTACTGCTCCAGCTGCAAAAGCCCCT GAAGTTCCACCAGACAATGAGTTCGAGAAACGCATTAGGCCAGAGGTTATACCAGCGAACGAGATTGGTGTTACATTTTCTGATATCGGCGCCATGGACGAGATAAAAGATTCTCTTCAGGAACTCGTAATGCTTCCCCTCCGAAGGCCAGATTTATTTCTCGGAGGGCTTTTGAAGCCTTGCAGAGGCATATTGTTGTTTGGACCTCCTGGAACTGGAAAGACTATGTTGGCCAAGGCCATAGCCAAAGAAGCCGGAGCAAGCTTCATTAATGTATCGATGTCTACCATAACTTCCAAATGGTTTGGAGAAGACGAGAAGAATGTTCGAGCTTTATTCACATTGGCAGCCAAAGTCTCTCCCACCATCATATTTGTAGATGAGGTTGATAGTATGCTCGGGCAGCGGACGAGAGTTGGTGAGCATGAGGCAATGAGAAAGATAAAGAATGAGTTCATGGCTCATTGGGATGGACTCTTGACAAATTCAGGGGAGCGTGTGCTCGTTCTTGCAGCAACAAATAGGCCATTTGACCTCGATGAAGCCATCATTCGACGGTTCGAGAGAAG AATAATGGTGGGATTACCAACACCTGAAAGtagagaaaatatattgaGAGCTCTCTTGGCGAaggaaaaggtggaagaaGGACTAGACATGAAGGAGCTTGCAACAATGACAGAAGGATATAGTGGAAGTGATCTCAAG AACTTCTGCATGACGGCTGCTTATCGACCCGTTCGGGAACTAATCCAGCAAGAAAGACTAAAGGATATGGTAAGTGTGAGGGAATCAGTAGCCATATTTGTATCCTTTTATTTGCTTTGTATTCAAGTAAGATACTTCATTTCCCTGTCCATCTCTTTTGCtttgaaggagaaaaaaaaaagtgctgCGGAGGCACAGAATGCAGCAGCAGGGGATGCAGCTGGAGATggcaaagaagaaagagtaATCACTCTCAGAGCACTAAACATGGAGGACTTCAAACAAGCAAAGAATCAG GTTGCAGCCAGTTTTGCAGCAGAAGGAACAATGATGAGTGAATTGAAGCAATGGAATGAGCAATATGGGGAAGGAGGATCAAGAAAGAAGCAACAGTTGTCTTATTTCCTGTGA
- the LOC111798566 gene encoding peroxisomal biogenesis factor 6-like isoform X3, with product MEQKGLLVSALSVGVGVGVGLGLATGQSVTKWSSCNSSSNVITADKLEHEILKLIVDGRESKVTFDQFPYYLSEQTRVVLTSAAYVHLKHAEVSKFTRNLSPASRAILLSGPTEPYQQMLAKALAHYFEAKLLLLDITAFSLKVKFLNSLVQVWWVCLSSSSSLELFTCLCWVQIQSKYGTTVQGFRRSTSESTLERLSGLFGSFSILQPREQQKIGSLRRQSSGVELASRGKEGSSSLPKLRRNASAAANINNLATQGNVEKPAPLKLMTRWPFEEKLLIQCLYKVLLYVSKASPIVLYLRDVDRFLSKSNRVYNLFQKMLQKLSGTILVLGSRTIDSSNDYIEVDDRLSALFPYNIEIKPPEDESQHVSWKSQLEEDMKKIKVQDNRNHVIEVLSANDLDCDDLDSICVADTMVLSNYIEEIVVSAISYHLMNNKDPEYRNGKLIISSKSLSHGLNIFQSGKSNGKNTVQLEASKESGAVKPEAKAGTTAPETKSEAAPTAVVKTDGEATAPAAKAPEVPPDNEFEKRIRPEVIPANEIGVTFSDIGAMDEIKDSLQELVMLPLRRPDLFLGGLLKPCRGILLFGPPGTGKTMLAKAIAKEAGASFINVSMSTITSKWFGEDEKNVRALFTLAAKVSPTIIFVDEVDSMLGQRTRVGEHEAMRKIKNEFMAHWDGLLTNSGERVLVLAATNRPFDLDEAIIRRFERRIMVGLPTPESRENILRALLAKEKVEEGLDMKELATMTEGYSGSDLKNFCMTAAYRPVRELIQQERLKDMEKKKSAAEAQNAAAGDAAGDGKEERVITLRALNMEDFKQAKNQVAASFAAEGTMMSELKQWNEQYGEGGSRKKQQLSYFL from the exons ATGGAGCAGAAGGGTTTGTTGGTGTCGGCGTTGAGTGTCGGCGTGGGAGTGGGTGTGGGGCTGGGTTTGGCCACCGGACAGAGCGTCACCAAATGGTCGTCCTGTAATTCATCGTCCAACGTTATCACTGCTGATAAATTGGAACACGAAATCCTTAAACTCATTGTTGATGGTCGTGAAAGCAAAGTCACTTTTGACCAATTCCCTTACTATCTCAG TGAACAGACACGAGTTGTATTGACAAGTGCTGCATATGTCCATTTGAAACATGCTGAAGTTTCTAAGTTTACTCGAAACCTCTCCCCTGCAAGTCGAGCCATCTTACTCTCTGGACCTACAG AACCTTACCAGCAAATGCTTGCAAAGGCATTGGCTCACTACTTCGAGGCCAAACTGTTGCTTTTAGATATAACTGCCTTTTCCCTAAAGGTGAAATTTCTGAATTCTCTCGTGCAAGTTTGGTGGGTTTgcttgtcttcttcttcttctttggaatTATTCACTTGTTTGTGTTGGGTTCAGATTCAGAGCAAATATGGCACCACCGTTCAG GGTTTTAGACGATCCACTTCAGAGTCAACATTGGAGAGATTGTCTGGCTTATTTGGATCATTTTCAATCCTTCAACCCAGGGAACAACAAAAAATAG GTTCATTACGAAGGCAAAGTAGTGGTGTGGAACTTGCATCACG gGGAAAGGAAGGATCTTCCAGTCTCCCGAAACTTCGAAGAAACGCCTCTGCTGCTGCtaacattaataaccttgCAACACAAGGCAATGTTGAGAAGCCAG CTCCCCTTAAGCTCATGACCAGATGGCCTTTTGAGGAGAAACTTCTTATACAGTGTCTGTATAAG GTTCTTCTATACGTATCGAAAGCGAGTCCCATTGTTTTATATCTTCGTGACGTAGATAGGTTCTTATCCAAGTCAAATAGGGTATATAACTTGTTCCAGAAAATGCTACAAAAGCTGTCAGGCACCattttggttcttggttcGCGTACTATCGATTCAAGCAATGATTATATCGAGGTGGATGATAGGCTCTCTGCTCTTTTTCCATATAATATCGAAATCAAGCCGCCTGAAGATGAATCTCAGCATGTCAGTTGGAAGTCTCAATTGGAAGAGGATATGAAGAAGATCAAGGTTCAGGATAACAGAAACCATGTAATAGAAGTTCTTTCAGCGAACGATCTTGACTGTGATGATCTCGACTCGATCTGTGTTGCTGATACCATGGTTCTCAGCAACTACATAGAAGAGATTGTGGTGTCTGCAATTTCTTATCATCTAATGAACAACAAGGATCCCGAATACAGAAATGGAAAACTGATCATCTCGAGCAAGAG TTTGTCCCATGGATTGAACATATTCCAATCAGGAAAATCCAATGGCAAAAACACTGTACAGCTTGAAGCTTCAAAG GAGTCGGGGGCGGTGAAACCCGAAGCAAAAGCTGGTACCACAGCTCCTGAAACCAAAAGTGAAGCAGCGCCTACAGCCGTGGTGAAAACTGATGGAGAGGCTACTGCTCCAGCTGCAAAAGCCCCT GAAGTTCCACCAGACAATGAGTTCGAGAAACGCATTAGGCCAGAGGTTATACCAGCGAACGAGATTGGTGTTACATTTTCTGATATCGGCGCCATGGACGAGATAAAAGATTCTCTTCAGGAACTCGTAATGCTTCCCCTCCGAAGGCCAGATTTATTTCTCGGAGGGCTTTTGAAGCCTTGCAGAGGCATATTGTTGTTTGGACCTCCTGGAACTGGAAAGACTATGTTGGCCAAGGCCATAGCCAAAGAAGCCGGAGCAAGCTTCATTAATGTATCGATGTCTACCATAACTTCCAAATGGTTTGGAGAAGACGAGAAGAATGTTCGAGCTTTATTCACATTGGCAGCCAAAGTCTCTCCCACCATCATATTTGTAGATGAGGTTGATAGTATGCTCGGGCAGCGGACGAGAGTTGGTGAGCATGAGGCAATGAGAAAGATAAAGAATGAGTTCATGGCTCATTGGGATGGACTCTTGACAAATTCAGGGGAGCGTGTGCTCGTTCTTGCAGCAACAAATAGGCCATTTGACCTCGATGAAGCCATCATTCGACGGTTCGAGAGAAG AATAATGGTGGGATTACCAACACCTGAAAGtagagaaaatatattgaGAGCTCTCTTGGCGAaggaaaaggtggaagaaGGACTAGACATGAAGGAGCTTGCAACAATGACAGAAGGATATAGTGGAAGTGATCTCAAG AACTTCTGCATGACGGCTGCTTATCGACCCGTTCGGGAACTAATCCAGCAAGAAAGACTAAAGGATATG gagaaaaaaaaaagtgctgCGGAGGCACAGAATGCAGCAGCAGGGGATGCAGCTGGAGATggcaaagaagaaagagtaATCACTCTCAGAGCACTAAACATGGAGGACTTCAAACAAGCAAAGAATCAG GTTGCAGCCAGTTTTGCAGCAGAAGGAACAATGATGAGTGAATTGAAGCAATGGAATGAGCAATATGGGGAAGGAGGATCAAGAAAGAAGCAACAGTTGTCTTATTTCCTGTGA
- the LOC111798566 gene encoding uncharacterized protein LOC111798566 isoform X2, whose translation MEQKGLLVSALSVGVGVGVGLGLATGQSVTKWSSCNSSSNVITADKLEHEILKLIVDGRESKVTFDQFPYYLSEQTRVVLTSAAYVHLKHAEVSKFTRNLSPASRAILLSGPTEPYQQMLAKALAHYFEAKLLLLDITAFSLKIQSKYGTTVQGFRRSTSESTLERLSGLFGSFSILQPREQQKIGSLRRQSSGVELASRGKEGSSSLPKLRRNASAAANINNLATQGNVEKPAPLKLMTRWPFEEKLLIQCLYKVLLYVSKASPIVLYLRDVDRFLSKSNRVYNLFQKMLQKLSGTILVLGSRTIDSSNDYIEVDDRLSALFPYNIEIKPPEDESQHVSWKSQLEEDMKKIKVQDNRNHVIEVLSANDLDCDDLDSICVADTMVLSNYIEEIVVSAISYHLMNNKDPEYRNGKLIISSKSLSHGLNIFQSGKSNGKNTVQLEASKESGAVKPEAKAGTTAPETKSEAAPTAVVKTDGEATAPAAKAPEVPPDNEFEKRIRPEVIPANEIGVTFSDIGAMDEIKDSLQELVMLPLRRPDLFLGGLLKPCRGILLFGPPGTGKTMLAKAIAKEAGASFINVSMSTITSKWFGEDEKNVRALFTLAAKVSPTIIFVDEVDSMLGQRTRVGEHEAMRKIKNEFMAHWDGLLTNSGERVLVLAATNRPFDLDEAIIRRFERRIMVGLPTPESRENILRALLAKEKVEEGLDMKELATMTEGYSGSDLKNFCMTAAYRPVRELIQQERLKDMVSVRESVAIFVSFYLLCIQVRYFISLSISFALKEKKKSAAEAQNAAAGDAAGDGKEERVITLRALNMEDFKQAKNQVAASFAAEGTMMSELKQWNEQYGEGGSRKKQQLSYFL comes from the exons ATGGAGCAGAAGGGTTTGTTGGTGTCGGCGTTGAGTGTCGGCGTGGGAGTGGGTGTGGGGCTGGGTTTGGCCACCGGACAGAGCGTCACCAAATGGTCGTCCTGTAATTCATCGTCCAACGTTATCACTGCTGATAAATTGGAACACGAAATCCTTAAACTCATTGTTGATGGTCGTGAAAGCAAAGTCACTTTTGACCAATTCCCTTACTATCTCAG TGAACAGACACGAGTTGTATTGACAAGTGCTGCATATGTCCATTTGAAACATGCTGAAGTTTCTAAGTTTACTCGAAACCTCTCCCCTGCAAGTCGAGCCATCTTACTCTCTGGACCTACAG AACCTTACCAGCAAATGCTTGCAAAGGCATTGGCTCACTACTTCGAGGCCAAACTGTTGCTTTTAGATATAACTGCCTTTTCCCTAAAG ATTCAGAGCAAATATGGCACCACCGTTCAG GGTTTTAGACGATCCACTTCAGAGTCAACATTGGAGAGATTGTCTGGCTTATTTGGATCATTTTCAATCCTTCAACCCAGGGAACAACAAAAAATAG GTTCATTACGAAGGCAAAGTAGTGGTGTGGAACTTGCATCACG gGGAAAGGAAGGATCTTCCAGTCTCCCGAAACTTCGAAGAAACGCCTCTGCTGCTGCtaacattaataaccttgCAACACAAGGCAATGTTGAGAAGCCAG CTCCCCTTAAGCTCATGACCAGATGGCCTTTTGAGGAGAAACTTCTTATACAGTGTCTGTATAAG GTTCTTCTATACGTATCGAAAGCGAGTCCCATTGTTTTATATCTTCGTGACGTAGATAGGTTCTTATCCAAGTCAAATAGGGTATATAACTTGTTCCAGAAAATGCTACAAAAGCTGTCAGGCACCattttggttcttggttcGCGTACTATCGATTCAAGCAATGATTATATCGAGGTGGATGATAGGCTCTCTGCTCTTTTTCCATATAATATCGAAATCAAGCCGCCTGAAGATGAATCTCAGCATGTCAGTTGGAAGTCTCAATTGGAAGAGGATATGAAGAAGATCAAGGTTCAGGATAACAGAAACCATGTAATAGAAGTTCTTTCAGCGAACGATCTTGACTGTGATGATCTCGACTCGATCTGTGTTGCTGATACCATGGTTCTCAGCAACTACATAGAAGAGATTGTGGTGTCTGCAATTTCTTATCATCTAATGAACAACAAGGATCCCGAATACAGAAATGGAAAACTGATCATCTCGAGCAAGAG TTTGTCCCATGGATTGAACATATTCCAATCAGGAAAATCCAATGGCAAAAACACTGTACAGCTTGAAGCTTCAAAG GAGTCGGGGGCGGTGAAACCCGAAGCAAAAGCTGGTACCACAGCTCCTGAAACCAAAAGTGAAGCAGCGCCTACAGCCGTGGTGAAAACTGATGGAGAGGCTACTGCTCCAGCTGCAAAAGCCCCT GAAGTTCCACCAGACAATGAGTTCGAGAAACGCATTAGGCCAGAGGTTATACCAGCGAACGAGATTGGTGTTACATTTTCTGATATCGGCGCCATGGACGAGATAAAAGATTCTCTTCAGGAACTCGTAATGCTTCCCCTCCGAAGGCCAGATTTATTTCTCGGAGGGCTTTTGAAGCCTTGCAGAGGCATATTGTTGTTTGGACCTCCTGGAACTGGAAAGACTATGTTGGCCAAGGCCATAGCCAAAGAAGCCGGAGCAAGCTTCATTAATGTATCGATGTCTACCATAACTTCCAAATGGTTTGGAGAAGACGAGAAGAATGTTCGAGCTTTATTCACATTGGCAGCCAAAGTCTCTCCCACCATCATATTTGTAGATGAGGTTGATAGTATGCTCGGGCAGCGGACGAGAGTTGGTGAGCATGAGGCAATGAGAAAGATAAAGAATGAGTTCATGGCTCATTGGGATGGACTCTTGACAAATTCAGGGGAGCGTGTGCTCGTTCTTGCAGCAACAAATAGGCCATTTGACCTCGATGAAGCCATCATTCGACGGTTCGAGAGAAG AATAATGGTGGGATTACCAACACCTGAAAGtagagaaaatatattgaGAGCTCTCTTGGCGAaggaaaaggtggaagaaGGACTAGACATGAAGGAGCTTGCAACAATGACAGAAGGATATAGTGGAAGTGATCTCAAG AACTTCTGCATGACGGCTGCTTATCGACCCGTTCGGGAACTAATCCAGCAAGAAAGACTAAAGGATATGGTAAGTGTGAGGGAATCAGTAGCCATATTTGTATCCTTTTATTTGCTTTGTATTCAAGTAAGATACTTCATTTCCCTGTCCATCTCTTTTGCtttgaaggagaaaaaaaaaagtgctgCGGAGGCACAGAATGCAGCAGCAGGGGATGCAGCTGGAGATggcaaagaagaaagagtaATCACTCTCAGAGCACTAAACATGGAGGACTTCAAACAAGCAAAGAATCAG GTTGCAGCCAGTTTTGCAGCAGAAGGAACAATGATGAGTGAATTGAAGCAATGGAATGAGCAATATGGGGAAGGAGGATCAAGAAAGAAGCAACAGTTGTCTTATTTCCTGTGA
- the LOC111798566 gene encoding peroxisomal biogenesis factor 6-like isoform X4, with amino-acid sequence MEQKGLLVSALSVGVGVGVGLGLATGQSVTKWSSCNSSSNVITADKLEHEILKLIVDGRESKVTFDQFPYYLSEQTRVVLTSAAYVHLKHAEVSKFTRNLSPASRAILLSGPTEPYQQMLAKALAHYFEAKLLLLDITAFSLKIQSKYGTTVQGFRRSTSESTLERLSGLFGSFSILQPREQQKIGSLRRQSSGVELASRGKEGSSSLPKLRRNASAAANINNLATQGNVEKPAPLKLMTRWPFEEKLLIQCLYKVLLYVSKASPIVLYLRDVDRFLSKSNRVYNLFQKMLQKLSGTILVLGSRTIDSSNDYIEVDDRLSALFPYNIEIKPPEDESQHVSWKSQLEEDMKKIKVQDNRNHVIEVLSANDLDCDDLDSICVADTMVLSNYIEEIVVSAISYHLMNNKDPEYRNGKLIISSKSLSHGLNIFQSGKSNGKNTVQLEASKESGAVKPEAKAGTTAPETKSEAAPTAVVKTDGEATAPAAKAPEVPPDNEFEKRIRPEVIPANEIGVTFSDIGAMDEIKDSLQELVMLPLRRPDLFLGGLLKPCRGILLFGPPGTGKTMLAKAIAKEAGASFINVSMSTITSKWFGEDEKNVRALFTLAAKVSPTIIFVDEVDSMLGQRTRVGEHEAMRKIKNEFMAHWDGLLTNSGERVLVLAATNRPFDLDEAIIRRFERRIMVGLPTPESRENILRALLAKEKVEEGLDMKELATMTEGYSGSDLKNFCMTAAYRPVRELIQQERLKDMEKKKSAAEAQNAAAGDAAGDGKEERVITLRALNMEDFKQAKNQVAASFAAEGTMMSELKQWNEQYGEGGSRKKQQLSYFL; translated from the exons ATGGAGCAGAAGGGTTTGTTGGTGTCGGCGTTGAGTGTCGGCGTGGGAGTGGGTGTGGGGCTGGGTTTGGCCACCGGACAGAGCGTCACCAAATGGTCGTCCTGTAATTCATCGTCCAACGTTATCACTGCTGATAAATTGGAACACGAAATCCTTAAACTCATTGTTGATGGTCGTGAAAGCAAAGTCACTTTTGACCAATTCCCTTACTATCTCAG TGAACAGACACGAGTTGTATTGACAAGTGCTGCATATGTCCATTTGAAACATGCTGAAGTTTCTAAGTTTACTCGAAACCTCTCCCCTGCAAGTCGAGCCATCTTACTCTCTGGACCTACAG AACCTTACCAGCAAATGCTTGCAAAGGCATTGGCTCACTACTTCGAGGCCAAACTGTTGCTTTTAGATATAACTGCCTTTTCCCTAAAG ATTCAGAGCAAATATGGCACCACCGTTCAG GGTTTTAGACGATCCACTTCAGAGTCAACATTGGAGAGATTGTCTGGCTTATTTGGATCATTTTCAATCCTTCAACCCAGGGAACAACAAAAAATAG GTTCATTACGAAGGCAAAGTAGTGGTGTGGAACTTGCATCACG gGGAAAGGAAGGATCTTCCAGTCTCCCGAAACTTCGAAGAAACGCCTCTGCTGCTGCtaacattaataaccttgCAACACAAGGCAATGTTGAGAAGCCAG CTCCCCTTAAGCTCATGACCAGATGGCCTTTTGAGGAGAAACTTCTTATACAGTGTCTGTATAAG GTTCTTCTATACGTATCGAAAGCGAGTCCCATTGTTTTATATCTTCGTGACGTAGATAGGTTCTTATCCAAGTCAAATAGGGTATATAACTTGTTCCAGAAAATGCTACAAAAGCTGTCAGGCACCattttggttcttggttcGCGTACTATCGATTCAAGCAATGATTATATCGAGGTGGATGATAGGCTCTCTGCTCTTTTTCCATATAATATCGAAATCAAGCCGCCTGAAGATGAATCTCAGCATGTCAGTTGGAAGTCTCAATTGGAAGAGGATATGAAGAAGATCAAGGTTCAGGATAACAGAAACCATGTAATAGAAGTTCTTTCAGCGAACGATCTTGACTGTGATGATCTCGACTCGATCTGTGTTGCTGATACCATGGTTCTCAGCAACTACATAGAAGAGATTGTGGTGTCTGCAATTTCTTATCATCTAATGAACAACAAGGATCCCGAATACAGAAATGGAAAACTGATCATCTCGAGCAAGAG TTTGTCCCATGGATTGAACATATTCCAATCAGGAAAATCCAATGGCAAAAACACTGTACAGCTTGAAGCTTCAAAG GAGTCGGGGGCGGTGAAACCCGAAGCAAAAGCTGGTACCACAGCTCCTGAAACCAAAAGTGAAGCAGCGCCTACAGCCGTGGTGAAAACTGATGGAGAGGCTACTGCTCCAGCTGCAAAAGCCCCT GAAGTTCCACCAGACAATGAGTTCGAGAAACGCATTAGGCCAGAGGTTATACCAGCGAACGAGATTGGTGTTACATTTTCTGATATCGGCGCCATGGACGAGATAAAAGATTCTCTTCAGGAACTCGTAATGCTTCCCCTCCGAAGGCCAGATTTATTTCTCGGAGGGCTTTTGAAGCCTTGCAGAGGCATATTGTTGTTTGGACCTCCTGGAACTGGAAAGACTATGTTGGCCAAGGCCATAGCCAAAGAAGCCGGAGCAAGCTTCATTAATGTATCGATGTCTACCATAACTTCCAAATGGTTTGGAGAAGACGAGAAGAATGTTCGAGCTTTATTCACATTGGCAGCCAAAGTCTCTCCCACCATCATATTTGTAGATGAGGTTGATAGTATGCTCGGGCAGCGGACGAGAGTTGGTGAGCATGAGGCAATGAGAAAGATAAAGAATGAGTTCATGGCTCATTGGGATGGACTCTTGACAAATTCAGGGGAGCGTGTGCTCGTTCTTGCAGCAACAAATAGGCCATTTGACCTCGATGAAGCCATCATTCGACGGTTCGAGAGAAG AATAATGGTGGGATTACCAACACCTGAAAGtagagaaaatatattgaGAGCTCTCTTGGCGAaggaaaaggtggaagaaGGACTAGACATGAAGGAGCTTGCAACAATGACAGAAGGATATAGTGGAAGTGATCTCAAG AACTTCTGCATGACGGCTGCTTATCGACCCGTTCGGGAACTAATCCAGCAAGAAAGACTAAAGGATATG gagaaaaaaaaaagtgctgCGGAGGCACAGAATGCAGCAGCAGGGGATGCAGCTGGAGATggcaaagaagaaagagtaATCACTCTCAGAGCACTAAACATGGAGGACTTCAAACAAGCAAAGAATCAG GTTGCAGCCAGTTTTGCAGCAGAAGGAACAATGATGAGTGAATTGAAGCAATGGAATGAGCAATATGGGGAAGGAGGATCAAGAAAGAAGCAACAGTTGTCTTATTTCCTGTGA